The proteins below are encoded in one region of Sulfitobacter sp. SK012:
- a CDS encoding ABC transporter substrate-binding protein: protein MNKLGLVSSAALMIAGATAASADEISVVCSAEQDWCDLMVAAFEAENPDADVLMVRKSTGETLAQIRAESGNPKIDVWWGGTGDPHLIAAEEGLTQPSGVDTSDLLGWAQNMSSISDGKTVGIYAGALAMAYNSEILAEKGVEPPACWADLEDPRFVGEIQVANPNSSGTAYTELATFVQLFGEDEAFVKLATIGKNVNSYTKSGSAPSKAAARGETGVSIGFMHDMVNLASQGFPLVAVAPCEGTGYEVGAVSIIEGARNFEGAKAWVEFALRADIQSRAPETGSFQVPSNSNAEVAPESPDLASIKLIDYDFATYGSSETRARLLARWDSDVGDPAN, encoded by the coding sequence ATGAATAAACTTGGTTTGGTCTCATCAGCGGCATTGATGATTGCGGGCGCAACCGCCGCATCTGCTGATGAAATCAGCGTTGTCTGTAGCGCTGAACAAGATTGGTGCGACTTGATGGTCGCGGCATTTGAAGCTGAAAACCCTGACGCTGACGTGCTGATGGTCCGTAAATCAACTGGCGAAACACTTGCGCAGATCCGGGCTGAATCAGGCAACCCAAAGATCGACGTTTGGTGGGGTGGCACCGGCGATCCGCATTTGATCGCAGCAGAGGAAGGGCTGACCCAGCCTTCGGGCGTTGATACATCGGATTTGCTTGGTTGGGCACAGAACATGTCGTCCATCTCCGATGGCAAAACAGTTGGCATATATGCCGGTGCTTTGGCTATGGCATACAACTCAGAAATATTGGCCGAAAAAGGCGTCGAACCGCCAGCATGCTGGGCGGACCTAGAGGACCCACGCTTCGTCGGCGAAATTCAGGTTGCGAACCCTAACAGTTCAGGCACTGCCTATACTGAACTTGCAACATTTGTTCAGCTTTTTGGCGAGGATGAAGCTTTCGTCAAATTGGCTACCATCGGCAAGAACGTAAACTCATACACCAAGTCAGGCTCAGCTCCCTCAAAAGCGGCCGCGCGCGGCGAAACTGGTGTCTCGATTGGCTTCATGCACGATATGGTCAACCTTGCATCGCAGGGCTTCCCATTGGTCGCCGTCGCACCTTGCGAGGGGACGGGCTATGAGGTTGGTGCTGTCAGCATCATCGAAGGCGCGCGAAACTTTGAGGGTGCCAAGGCTTGGGTCGAGTTCGCCCTACGCGCTGATATTCAATCGCGCGCGCCGGAAACAGGTTCTTTCCAAGTTCCATCAAACTCCAATGCGGAAGTTGCTCCTGAATCGCCCGATCTCGCGTCGATCAAGTTGATCGATTACGACTTCGCAACTTATGGATCGAGCGAAACACGTGCGCGGCTGTTGGCACGTTGGGACTCTGATGTGGGTGATCCTGCAAATTAA
- a CDS encoding response regulator — protein MNRAKIGIVDDEVGMRDALVALLTENHFNPVPMESSADFLVIRKSVDFDLVLIDLQLKGESGLELAMNIRRNSDLPIVMLTGRGDETDKIVGLEIGADDYLLKPFNPRELIARIRAVLRRYGKSTAMSLPSPVSDQETALGRLVVDRVNKIVSTQDGIVVPLTNAEYRLLDFFLDRPNEVIPRVDLLAEIGSDLTRYMDRTIDVLILRLRRKIEENPSKPVHLQTRRGQGYIFVTGNEGSGY, from the coding sequence ATGAATCGCGCTAAGATTGGGATTGTGGACGACGAAGTTGGGATGCGCGATGCGCTTGTCGCGTTGCTGACCGAAAATCATTTCAATCCGGTGCCCATGGAAAGTAGCGCTGATTTTTTGGTGATCCGTAAGTCGGTCGACTTCGATCTGGTACTGATCGATTTGCAGCTAAAGGGCGAAAGTGGCCTCGAATTGGCCATGAACATTCGCCGTAACAGTGACTTGCCTATCGTGATGTTGACAGGTCGTGGCGATGAGACCGACAAGATTGTTGGGCTCGAAATCGGCGCTGATGACTATCTGCTCAAACCCTTCAATCCACGCGAGTTGATTGCACGCATTCGCGCCGTTCTGCGCAGGTATGGTAAGTCGACCGCCATGTCATTGCCATCGCCAGTAAGTGATCAAGAGACCGCTTTAGGGAGGCTGGTCGTAGACCGGGTGAACAAGATCGTTAGCACGCAAGATGGCATTGTAGTGCCACTGACAAATGCCGAGTACCGCTTGCTCGACTTCTTTCTTGATCGGCCTAATGAGGTCATCCCACGTGTTGATTTGCTTGCAGAAATTGGCAGCGATCTGACACGCTATATGGACCGCACAATTGATGTTCTGATCCTCCGTCTTCGGCGCAAGATTGAGGAAAACCCCTCCAAGCCAGTCCACCTGCAAACCAGACGCGGACAAGGATACATCTTTGTCACGGGCAACGAAGGATCAGGCTATTGA
- a CDS encoding ATP-binding protein — MSFFSLRTVRGRLWAALTLLSVAVLSASAVTWFALQRVDARLQDLHRETLSQVAQALDLSKRSADLATSAPYLLNQRSNFLIGQEGAKLLTVLDRVRTDWPEIPFSDAPGEQPPVSDILDSMNAGVTDLVAASRSLDALQAQLRLQTAVLGVLRNTATTSIASPNENDATRLIWWSLQSMNADALNAAYAGNLIGVGEEQRHYLRQREAVNTTQLTQEQESFLGRVEAAVWGSTGVFELRRQELSRNLAAQNALFRIRHDANRINDLAGEYADQAEAFLARERTASSRTIRVTRISVLAISALSLVLAVTAALYVSRYVTFNITRVSAAMVRLANGDRASALPRRLGGKDEIGDLFRSFRSFRANALRLDRSNRQLDQRNALFEKVFTNISDGIAIADPTGRVSARNPAFAKILHLPDSSQEVISFVDWLHQGRFAKAAQRIDLMQDHRGFCELVSSDGQVLELRSSKLPDDGRVWLLADVTERRKMSDRLQQIDRIETLGKVAGDTAHDFANILSTIRTHAHLIETRGHSDAKDSLDSIGNAVDFGASLTDRLLAFARKQSLAPELVNLNVLIEGMADLVEIGLKPNAELDISLPLKPLHVRVDPGQLESALLNLILNANNAIADEGHIKVTLDQHSTSQACILIEDDGHGMPLDILDHAIEPFFTTREAEGGTGLGLSIVYGFIRQTGGHLNIESKVARGTQIEVLLPLATVDNEKPKIAIAKTSLLVEDDPKTRKVVRKLLEDLGYDVTSSGSGQNALTLLQQNRFDLLLSDFDLGGTIDGLDLIEMAARTKAATKTIIMSGKSSAKKTVPDYTVFIDKPVTYEKLADALEVEEHS, encoded by the coding sequence TTGAGTTTTTTTAGCCTGCGGACAGTGCGCGGCAGGCTTTGGGCGGCCCTAACGCTATTGTCGGTTGCCGTGTTGTCGGCCAGCGCAGTGACATGGTTTGCATTGCAACGGGTCGATGCCCGTTTGCAGGATTTGCACAGAGAAACGCTGAGCCAAGTTGCCCAGGCTTTGGACTTGTCAAAGCGATCAGCGGACTTGGCGACGTCTGCGCCTTATCTTCTCAACCAACGTTCAAATTTTCTGATCGGGCAAGAAGGGGCAAAGTTGCTCACCGTTCTGGATCGCGTCCGGACCGATTGGCCAGAGATACCGTTTAGTGATGCCCCGGGTGAACAGCCGCCTGTTTCCGACATTCTGGATAGTATGAACGCAGGGGTTACCGATCTCGTTGCAGCGTCGCGCAGTCTTGATGCGTTGCAAGCGCAGTTGCGGCTTCAAACTGCCGTGCTTGGTGTCCTTAGGAACACAGCGACGACCTCGATTGCCTCGCCGAATGAAAATGACGCGACGCGTCTCATCTGGTGGTCACTTCAAAGTATGAACGCAGATGCGTTGAACGCCGCTTACGCGGGGAACTTGATCGGTGTAGGCGAAGAACAACGCCATTATTTGCGCCAACGAGAAGCGGTAAACACCACTCAACTCACCCAAGAACAAGAGAGCTTTCTTGGGCGGGTAGAAGCTGCCGTATGGGGCAGTACGGGCGTATTCGAACTTCGTCGTCAAGAACTGTCTCGTAACCTTGCTGCGCAGAATGCGCTCTTTCGAATTCGCCATGATGCAAACCGCATCAATGATCTCGCGGGTGAATACGCAGATCAGGCAGAGGCGTTTTTAGCGCGTGAGCGGACGGCCTCATCTCGCACGATCCGAGTGACGCGCATCTCCGTGTTAGCCATCAGCGCGCTCAGCCTTGTCTTAGCGGTGACTGCGGCACTCTATGTTTCGCGGTACGTCACGTTCAACATCACACGCGTGTCCGCAGCGATGGTCCGGCTTGCAAACGGAGACCGTGCTAGCGCTCTGCCGCGCCGCCTTGGCGGTAAGGATGAAATCGGAGACCTCTTTCGGTCATTCCGAAGTTTCCGCGCCAATGCCTTGCGGCTGGACAGATCCAACCGGCAACTTGACCAACGCAACGCTTTATTTGAGAAGGTTTTCACGAACATCTCTGATGGCATTGCCATTGCCGACCCAACCGGTCGGGTATCCGCGAGAAACCCTGCATTTGCCAAGATTCTGCACCTACCGGATAGTTCCCAAGAGGTGATCTCATTCGTCGATTGGCTGCATCAAGGACGTTTTGCGAAAGCGGCACAGAGGATTGACCTAATGCAAGATCATCGTGGATTTTGCGAACTTGTGTCATCAGACGGTCAGGTCTTGGAGCTGCGTTCAAGCAAATTACCTGACGACGGCCGTGTCTGGCTCTTGGCTGATGTTACAGAGCGTCGCAAGATGTCTGATCGGCTCCAACAAATTGACCGCATCGAAACACTGGGTAAGGTCGCGGGTGACACCGCCCATGATTTTGCCAACATCCTGTCCACCATCCGCACCCATGCGCATCTGATTGAAACGCGGGGCCACAGCGATGCGAAAGATAGCCTCGATTCAATAGGGAATGCCGTGGATTTTGGCGCGTCTCTGACTGATCGCCTTTTGGCATTTGCCCGCAAACAAAGCCTAGCACCAGAGTTGGTAAACCTAAACGTTCTGATCGAGGGCATGGCTGATCTTGTTGAAATCGGCCTCAAACCAAACGCGGAGCTGGATATCTCTTTACCACTGAAGCCGCTGCATGTTCGCGTGGACCCCGGTCAGTTGGAATCCGCGCTTTTAAATCTGATTTTGAACGCGAATAACGCTATCGCCGACGAGGGACACATCAAAGTCACACTGGATCAACACAGCACAAGCCAAGCATGCATATTGATAGAGGACGACGGGCACGGCATGCCTTTGGATATTCTGGATCACGCGATTGAGCCATTCTTCACAACTCGCGAGGCGGAAGGTGGAACTGGGCTTGGCCTGTCCATTGTATACGGCTTTATCCGGCAAACTGGCGGACACCTGAACATAGAAAGTAAAGTAGCGCGCGGTACACAAATTGAAGTACTTCTACCTCTTGCTACGGTTGATAATGAGAAACCGAAAATCGCTATTGCAAAGACATCCTTGCTTGTTGAAGACGACCCGAAGACGCGGAAAGTTGTCAGGAAACTTCTCGAAGATCTCGGATACGATGTTACTTCGAGTGGGAGCGGTCAGAATGCGCTGACATTGCTTCAGCAGAACCGTTTTGATTTGCTGCTTAGTGATTTTGATCTAGGCGGGACCATCGATGGTCTTGACCTCATCGAGATGGCCGCGCGCACGAAAGCCGCAACAAAAACCATCATCATGTCGGGCAAATCATCAGCCAAGAAAACCGTGCCCGATTACACAGTGTTCATTGATAAACCGGTCACATACGAAAAACTTGCAGATGCTCTTGAAGTAGAAGAGCATTCGTGA
- a CDS encoding FAD-dependent monooxygenase: protein MQYHLNGFRPGDPAVALQTPSATDQSDVDVLIVGCGPAGLTLAAQLAAFPDITTRIMERKTGPLEVGQADGIACRSIEMFEAFGFAERVLKEAYWVNEVSFWRPDAEGNGLHRADRIQDVEDDLSEMPHVILSQARIHDFYLDVMRYSSHRMEPDYDRELISLITTEDPDYPVTATFSCLDTEGKIETIRARYVVGCDGARSVVRKSVGQELMGDSARQLWGVMDVLAVTDFPDIRLKTAIQSQDLGSMLIIPREGGYLVRLYIELDALQGEERAADRDVSPDMLIQKARDILSPFLLDVKEVAWWSAYEIGQRVCDAFDDVPVVERGQRTPRIFIAGDACHTHSPKAGQGMNVSMADAFNLGWKLAAVLRGQAKPMLLDTYSEERRAKAKELIDFDRDMARLFSAKPKNAGEAAQFQIYFKRHGRYTAGVETRYDPSIITRTTKHQTLANGLTVGMRFHSAPVIRLGDGKPMQLGHVLKADGRWRIFAFGGAEDVGQPGGGIAELCDYISHPTNPFGATVGKGEHVDSVIDVRAIFQMPHQEMKFETMPSLLRPTKGLYRLVDYEKVFCPDFKNGLDIFDQRGIDRQKGALVIVRPDQYIANVQRMTDFDDLGLFFVSLMNPN from the coding sequence ATGCAGTATCATTTGAATGGCTTTCGACCCGGTGATCCTGCGGTCGCATTACAGACACCATCCGCGACCGATCAAAGCGACGTTGATGTTTTGATCGTGGGGTGCGGCCCGGCCGGCCTGACGCTGGCCGCGCAACTTGCCGCATTTCCAGACATCACAACCCGGATTATGGAGCGCAAAACCGGTCCACTTGAAGTCGGCCAAGCTGACGGCATCGCATGTCGCTCAATCGAGATGTTTGAAGCCTTTGGGTTCGCTGAACGGGTTCTGAAAGAGGCCTATTGGGTCAACGAAGTCTCGTTCTGGCGACCAGATGCCGAAGGCAATGGCTTGCACCGGGCGGACCGCATTCAAGACGTTGAAGACGATCTGTCAGAGATGCCTCACGTCATCCTCAGTCAAGCGCGTATCCACGACTTTTACTTGGATGTGATGCGTTATTCTTCGCATCGAATGGAACCTGATTATGACCGCGAACTGATTTCGCTGATCACGACCGAGGACCCGGATTACCCCGTCACCGCGACGTTCAGTTGCTTGGATACGGAAGGTAAGATTGAAACGATCCGCGCGCGGTATGTCGTTGGCTGTGACGGTGCGCGCAGCGTTGTGCGTAAATCCGTAGGTCAAGAGCTTATGGGCGACTCTGCGCGACAGCTGTGGGGGGTCATGGACGTACTGGCCGTCACAGACTTCCCCGATATCCGACTTAAGACCGCCATTCAGTCACAAGACCTTGGCAGCATGCTGATCATCCCCCGCGAGGGCGGTTATCTGGTACGGTTGTATATCGAATTGGATGCGCTGCAGGGGGAAGAGCGAGCCGCTGATCGCGACGTATCGCCTGATATGTTGATCCAAAAGGCGCGCGATATCCTCAGCCCCTTCCTTCTCGATGTGAAAGAAGTTGCATGGTGGTCAGCCTATGAAATCGGCCAACGGGTGTGTGACGCTTTCGATGATGTGCCAGTTGTCGAACGAGGCCAACGCACTCCGCGCATTTTCATCGCTGGTGATGCCTGCCACACGCATAGCCCTAAGGCTGGGCAAGGCATGAATGTTTCCATGGCGGATGCATTTAATCTGGGTTGGAAGCTTGCGGCCGTTCTGCGCGGTCAGGCAAAGCCAATGTTGCTGGACACCTATTCGGAAGAGCGCCGCGCCAAAGCAAAAGAGCTGATCGATTTTGATCGTGACATGGCGCGACTGTTCAGCGCAAAACCCAAGAACGCCGGCGAGGCCGCGCAGTTTCAAATATATTTCAAACGACATGGTCGCTACACCGCTGGTGTCGAGACACGATATGATCCGTCCATCATTACCCGAACAACCAAGCATCAGACCCTTGCAAATGGACTAACAGTCGGGATGAGATTCCATTCCGCCCCGGTTATTCGATTAGGCGATGGCAAACCTATGCAGCTGGGTCATGTTTTAAAAGCTGATGGTCGCTGGCGCATATTTGCCTTTGGAGGTGCGGAGGATGTGGGCCAGCCTGGAGGCGGCATCGCTGAGCTTTGCGACTACATTTCACATCCAACTAACCCTTTCGGCGCTACCGTTGGGAAGGGCGAACATGTCGACAGCGTGATTGATGTCCGCGCCATATTTCAAATGCCGCATCAGGAAATGAAGTTCGAAACGATGCCAAGCCTTTTGCGGCCAACGAAAGGCCTCTACCGCTTGGTCGACTATGAAAAAGTGTTCTGTCCAGATTTCAAAAATGGCCTTGATATTTTTGATCAAAGAGGAATCGATCGACAGAAAGGTGCGCTGGTAATTGTCCGCCCCGATCAATACATCGCTAATGTGCAGCGGATGACCGACTTTGATGACCTTGGATTATTCTTTGTCAGCCTCATGAACCCAAACTGA
- a CDS encoding LysR family transcriptional regulator produces the protein MTHAASASNVSQPSLTAAIKKLEAELGGAQFIRDRAGCRLTPLGKLMFTRLKRVHTETQEAKAEAIRHTRLERVPIRIGVGETIGHNKVSEAVERFRARLAQAEIELIVAPSEALFSGLRGGDFDIVVTAENVSPELYRIDTLYREEYRVVVAIGHALANQDAVSLADLAKTSMLNRPNCEMRDTLHETCAGHGHVLYAAYRSNRVDWLIELARQGSGAVILPATAIPADRGLVSLPIKDIELAREVVALRYRHQATRPETNDLVREISRS, from the coding sequence ATGACGCACGCCGCAAGTGCATCCAACGTGTCGCAACCTTCTCTCACGGCTGCCATCAAGAAGTTGGAAGCAGAGCTGGGTGGCGCACAGTTCATCCGAGACCGTGCGGGTTGTCGCCTAACTCCGCTTGGAAAGCTGATGTTTACAAGGCTTAAGAGGGTTCACACAGAAACTCAGGAAGCTAAGGCTGAGGCAATCAGGCACACGAGACTAGAAAGGGTTCCAATCAGAATTGGTGTTGGTGAAACGATTGGTCACAATAAAGTTTCAGAGGCCGTGGAACGGTTTCGGGCGCGCTTAGCTCAAGCCGAGATCGAATTGATCGTCGCACCATCTGAAGCTCTGTTTTCAGGGCTTCGGGGCGGTGATTTCGATATTGTCGTTACAGCCGAAAATGTGAGCCCCGAGCTCTATCGCATAGATACTCTCTATCGGGAGGAGTACCGTGTTGTCGTTGCGATCGGCCACGCTCTGGCGAACCAGGACGCGGTGTCCCTCGCGGACCTGGCCAAGACCAGCATGCTAAACAGGCCAAATTGCGAGATGCGCGATACACTTCATGAGACGTGTGCCGGTCATGGGCATGTCCTTTATGCAGCATATCGTTCCAACCGCGTGGACTGGTTGATTGAACTTGCAAGGCAGGGCTCCGGAGCCGTAATCCTCCCTGCGACAGCAATCCCAGCTGATCGGGGGCTAGTATCGCTCCCGATCAAGGACATTGAACTCGCCCGTGAGGTAGTGGCCCTACGCTACCGGCATCAGGCAACAAGACCAGAAACAAACGATTTGGTTAGGGAGATTTCGCGCAGCTAG
- a CDS encoding sugar kinase → MMLTFNSPKVVSIGEAMVEMAVVGDNQYRRDFAGDTYNTAWHIAQVLGDKSEVSFVTCVGTDTMSDRFLEQIKEDGLDTSAIRRVADRNMGLYLIELDGVERSFHYWRNASSAKLLADDQDWLDAVIKGAGLIHISGITLAILSPVARARLLNALTKARHNGARVSFDPNIRPKLWASTQEMHQTVSDFLKVTDIALPSFDDEQNLWGDGSPAMTISRIAAAGVTEIVIKNGEDPVSVLSAGQNFTIETPAIAGIRDTTGAGDAFNAGYLAARLRGQAPEDAVAWGQKSSGEVICHFGARIPKGHDPKLPI, encoded by the coding sequence ATGATGCTCACCTTCAACTCTCCCAAAGTCGTATCCATAGGCGAAGCGATGGTCGAAATGGCTGTGGTTGGCGACAATCAGTACCGTCGCGATTTTGCAGGCGACACCTACAATACAGCTTGGCACATCGCCCAAGTGCTTGGAGATAAATCGGAGGTCAGTTTTGTCACCTGCGTCGGCACCGATACAATGTCCGATCGTTTCTTGGAGCAGATAAAAGAGGATGGGCTTGATACATCGGCAATAAGGCGTGTCGCTGATCGCAACATGGGTCTCTACTTGATTGAACTCGACGGAGTTGAGCGAAGCTTTCACTATTGGCGTAATGCATCATCTGCAAAGCTCTTGGCCGACGACCAAGATTGGCTCGATGCCGTGATTAAGGGTGCGGGTCTGATCCATATCTCTGGAATTACGCTGGCAATTCTTTCACCCGTCGCGCGGGCTCGATTACTTAACGCGTTGACGAAGGCACGGCACAACGGCGCCCGCGTTTCATTTGATCCCAATATCCGCCCAAAGCTCTGGGCGTCGACACAGGAAATGCACCAAACAGTTTCCGATTTTCTCAAGGTTACGGACATCGCCTTGCCAAGCTTTGATGATGAGCAAAACCTCTGGGGGGATGGATCGCCAGCTATGACAATTTCCAGAATAGCCGCTGCGGGGGTGACAGAGATTGTGATCAAGAACGGTGAGGACCCGGTTTCCGTGTTGAGTGCGGGGCAAAACTTCACCATCGAAACGCCTGCCATCGCCGGGATTCGTGACACAACAGGAGCAGGGGATGCGTTCAACGCTGGCTATCTTGCGGCGCGATTGCGTGGGCAGGCCCCAGAGGATGCAGTTGCTTGGGGGCAGAAAAGCTCGGGAGAAGTCATCTGTCATTTTGGAGCACGTATTCCCAAAGGGCATGATCCAAAGTTACCAATTTGA
- a CDS encoding FAD-dependent oxidoreductase, protein MTTPVPQSILDALTDVEMPHLRPDADFESQLEIAGYILPVHRCGCLVVGSGAAGLRAAVEAKRRGTDVTIISQSAWGGTSACSGSDKQTLHTANTADQGDNFKDMARAIRAGGAMDEDTAYIEAVGSTRAMASLQFLGLPLPQDSLGGTLRYQTDHDSVGRATSCGPRTSRLMVKVLASEALRLDIPFLNQTTAVKILTNGAGDTRHVVGLLAIRSKDKSMENPYGLTLFQCSALVIAAGGPGELYRDSVFPNGCFGTLGLALEAGLELVNITESQFGIGTRREGFPWNLSGTYVQVIPHIYSVDEDCVEHHFLADYYRTTQELASNVFRKGYQWPFHATRMLDFQSSLVDLAIFTEGQKGRRVFMDFNRNPLPVPGDQPFSLDRLDADVHSYLKAAGASFDLPIDRLRHMNPLAIELYKRYKVDITADPLEFAVNNQHMNGGIAVDTWGRTNISGIYATGEAAGTHGATRPGGSALNAGQVFGTRVAEHIAASQQAITVPDADVTDQANRAIASIQAVLKTKSDLTAADIRKDVQARMSDQAGILCTAKNVTDGLAAAVALNDEIRNKGITFSRPSEVARVIQWQQMALASEAVLAALNSYIANGGGSRGARAICDPDGNAVPMSSQGPLPLVRFRTEREVDKEQQITVRFDGEKMALSTRQNRSFDETEKAFFERDWPAWLTGGIYDLEKKASE, encoded by the coding sequence GTGACAACGCCTGTCCCACAATCCATCCTTGATGCGCTTACCGATGTCGAAATGCCGCACCTGCGACCCGATGCCGACTTTGAATCCCAACTGGAAATTGCGGGCTACATTTTGCCTGTTCATCGCTGTGGTTGTCTGGTTGTAGGCAGTGGGGCTGCCGGGCTGCGCGCCGCGGTTGAGGCGAAACGGCGCGGCACCGATGTCACGATCATTAGCCAAAGCGCGTGGGGCGGCACATCGGCCTGTTCGGGGTCGGATAAACAAACGCTACACACAGCCAATACCGCCGATCAAGGCGACAACTTCAAGGACATGGCGCGCGCGATCCGAGCAGGTGGCGCAATGGACGAAGACACAGCCTATATTGAGGCTGTTGGCTCCACCCGTGCGATGGCTTCGCTGCAGTTTTTGGGGCTGCCGTTACCACAAGACAGCCTTGGTGGCACGCTGCGGTATCAGACAGATCACGACAGCGTGGGTCGCGCTACAAGTTGCGGGCCGCGCACGTCGCGCCTTATGGTCAAGGTTCTGGCGTCGGAAGCATTGCGCCTTGATATTCCGTTTCTGAATCAGACGACCGCAGTGAAAATCCTCACAAATGGCGCGGGCGATACCCGGCATGTCGTCGGTCTTTTGGCTATCCGGTCCAAAGACAAATCTATGGAAAATCCATACGGTTTAACCCTGTTCCAATGTTCAGCACTTGTGATTGCCGCAGGCGGGCCAGGCGAGCTTTACCGTGACAGCGTATTCCCGAACGGATGTTTCGGGACGCTTGGATTAGCGCTGGAGGCGGGGCTGGAGCTGGTCAATATCACCGAAAGTCAATTTGGCATCGGTACCCGACGTGAGGGTTTTCCGTGGAATCTGTCAGGCACATATGTGCAGGTCATCCCGCATATATATTCCGTCGATGAAGATTGTGTTGAGCATCACTTTTTGGCCGACTATTACCGCACCACTCAAGAGCTTGCGTCGAATGTCTTTCGCAAAGGTTATCAATGGCCGTTCCACGCGACACGGATGCTGGATTTTCAATCGAGCCTTGTTGATTTGGCGATTTTCACCGAGGGCCAAAAAGGGCGGCGGGTCTTTATGGATTTCAACCGGAATCCGTTGCCAGTGCCCGGCGATCAACCATTCAGCCTCGACCGTTTGGACGCAGATGTGCACAGCTACCTCAAAGCGGCGGGCGCTTCTTTCGATCTACCAATTGACCGTCTAAGGCACATGAACCCGCTCGCGATCGAATTATATAAACGCTACAAAGTGGATATCACCGCCGACCCTCTGGAGTTTGCGGTTAACAATCAGCACATGAACGGCGGCATTGCGGTCGACACGTGGGGCCGCACTAATATCAGTGGCATCTACGCGACCGGTGAGGCGGCAGGGACACATGGCGCAACACGACCGGGTGGATCGGCCCTGAATGCAGGGCAAGTTTTTGGAACCCGTGTTGCTGAGCATATCGCGGCAAGTCAGCAGGCGATTACGGTGCCGGATGCGGACGTCACCGATCAGGCCAACCGGGCCATTGCAAGTATTCAAGCGGTTCTTAAGACAAAGAGTGATCTGACGGCAGCGGATATCCGAAAAGATGTGCAGGCGCGTATGAGTGATCAGGCTGGGATTCTTTGCACGGCCAAGAACGTAACAGATGGCCTTGCCGCAGCGGTCGCACTGAATGACGAAATTCGTAACAAGGGGATCACTTTCAGCCGTCCCAGTGAAGTTGCACGGGTAATCCAATGGCAGCAAATGGCACTTGCCTCCGAGGCCGTGTTGGCCGCGCTTAACAGCTACATCGCGAACGGTGGTGGTAGCCGTGGCGCACGCGCGATCTGCGACCCAGATGGTAATGCTGTCCCGATGTCGTCGCAGGGCCCGCTGCCTCTGGTTCGTTTCCGGACGGAACGGGAGGTCGATAAGGAACAACAGATCACTGTCAGGTTTGATGGTGAAAAGATGGCTCTCTCCACCCGTCAAAACAGATCTTTCGATGAAACCGAAAAAGCTTTCTTTGAGCGTGATTGGCCCGCGTGGTTGACTGGTGGGATTTACGATCTAGAGAAAAAGGCAAGCGAATGA